The Betaproteobacteria bacterium sequence ACCAATTACGCCATCCCGGCTAGGGGGCTACCCGAGAGCGGGCGGGATTATCAATGATCTGGGCGCTCATCGCAAACATTAGACGATAATGCGCGCCCATGCGCTTACAAGACTTCGATTTCGATTTGCCGGCTGGGCTCATCGCTCAGCACCCCGCGCCCGAGCGCAGTGCAAGCCGCTTGTTGCGCGTTCACGGCAACCAAATCGCCGATTGCATGGTGCGCGAACTGCCCGCGCTGTTGGACCGGGGCGATCTCTTGGTGTTCAACGATACGCGGGTAATGAAGGCGCGCCTTCTTGGCCGCAAGCACTCAGGTGGCCAGGTGGAGGTGTTGATCGAGCGAATATTGAACGACAAGCATGCGCTAGCCCAGATCCGGGCCAGTCATGCCCCTAAACCGGGCGGGCGGATCATTGTCGCGGACGACGCGGTCCTTGAGGTATCGGGCGCGGAAGAGGGGTTCTACGTGCTCGATTGGCTAGGGGAGGGCACGCTCCTGGAGATGCTGGAGCGCCACGGCAAGGTGCCCGTGCCGCCCTACATCACGCGCGCCGCGAATAAAGCCGATGAGGCGCGCTACCAAACCGTCTATGCCCGAGCAATCGGCGCGGTGGCCGCGCCTACCGCCGGGCTGCATTTCGACCAAATGCTCCTTGAGCGCTTGGCGCAGGCAGGCGTGCGTAGCGCCTTCCTCACGCTGCATGTGGGGGCGGGTACTTTTCAACCGATTCGAGTACAAAACTTGGACGAACATCGCATGCACACGGAGCGCTACGAGATTGCGCAAGAGTTGGCCAGCGCCGTGGAGCAAACCCGGCGCGCGGGCAACAAAGTTGTGGCCGTGGGAACGACCACGCTGCGCGCCCTGGAGTCCGCCGCCATGGAAGGCGAACTTCATGAGGGGGCGCGAGAAACCTCGCTTTTCATCCGTCCGGGGTTTCGGTTTCGGATCGTGGACCGTTTGTTCACCAATTTCCATCTGCC is a genomic window containing:
- the queA gene encoding tRNA preQ1(34) S-adenosylmethionine ribosyltransferase-isomerase QueA encodes the protein MRLQDFDFDLPAGLIAQHPAPERSASRLLRVHGNQIADCMVRELPALLDRGDLLVFNDTRVMKARLLGRKHSGGQVEVLIERILNDKHALAQIRASHAPKPGGRIIVADDAVLEVSGAEEGFYVLDWLGEGTLLEMLERHGKVPVPPYITRAANKADEARYQTVYARAIGAVAAPTAGLHFDQMLLERLAQAGVRSAFLTLHVGAGTFQPIRVQNLDEHRMHTERYEIAQELASAVEQTRRAGNKVVAVGTTTLRALESAAMEGELHEGARETSLFIRPGFRFRIVDRLFTNFHLPKSSLLVLVSAFSGHERIRRAYAHAVGRRYRFFSYGDAMLLERDA